The genomic DNA CAGATTCACCGTACCACATACTTAATAATTCTGGACCTTTAACGGATATGAAATTGGCAGAAACTTCAGTGGCAACTGCCTTTGCCAACAATGTCTTACCGGTACCAGGTGGACCATAAAACAAAACACCTTTCGATGGTGCCAAACCAAATTTGGTATATTGGTCTGGATGTAAAACAGGGTACTCCACAGTTTCCTTCAGTTCTTCCTTAATTTCATCCAAACCACCAATGTCATCCCAGGTGACATTAACACTTTCAACAACAGTTTCACGTAATGCTGAAGGATTAGAGTTACCAAGAGCAAACCTGAAATTGTCCATAGTAACACCGAGAGAATCTAAGATTTCAGCGtcaatttcttcctcatctAGATCAATGAGATCCATCTTTTCACGGATTTGTTGCATAGCAGCTTCAGAACATAGAGATGCTATATCGGCACCAACATAACCATGAGTTTCTGCTGCAAGAGATTCTAGGTCAACATCGTCTGCCAActtcatattttttgtatgaATTCTTAGAACTTCTAGTCTACCGGTAGCATCTGGAATACCAATGTCGACTTCACGATCGAATCTACCAAATCTTCTTAAAGCTGGATCAATGGAGTTAGGTCTATTTGTGGCTGCAATAACGACAACATTTGACCTTGCCTTCATACCATCCATTAAAGTTAGCAATTGGGAAACGACTCTTCTCTCAACTTCACCATTTGTCTTGTCTCTCTTTGGTGCAATagaatcaatttcatcaatgaaaatgattgCTGGAGcattcttttcagcttcttcaaaagcctTTCTCAAATTGGATTCAGATTCACCAGCCATTTTAGACATAACTTCTGGCCCATtaatcaagaagaaaaatgcaCCAGTTTCGTTTGCGACTGCTCTCGCCATTAAAGTTTTACCAGTACCAGGTGGCCCATACATTAAAACTCCCCTTGGCGGCTTGATACCGATTGCCTTGAATAGTTGTGGATGTCTTAAAGGTAATTCAACCAATTCTCTAATTTGAGCCATTTGTTTGCGACAACCTCCAATATCGTCATAACCAACTTCGTTCATATTATTCTCCTCATCCTCTCTGTTGATTGGCTCACCTTCCCAATGTATAACAGTATCTTGTGCAACTACTGCGTACTCATCAGGTTCGACGTCAacaactttgaattcaacTTGTCTCATACCACCTCTTACAACAAAATGATCACCTTTCCTAACTGGTCTATATGCCTCCACAAAATACGGTTTTAGGAAAACGTCAAACAAGTTACCTGTTAAGCCCTCAATCGTGTCAGCAATGGGTAAGACAGAGATTCTGCTGGCGTATTTGATATCAGGACATGGGTGAATAGTAACCAAGTCACCTAATCTGATACGTAAATTGTTACGCACTACACGATTGACTCTACAGGCACCATTTTCCAGTTCATCATCGATTAAAACGATCAACACTGTatcctttcttttcttacCCTTAACCAAAACAGTGTCACCGCGGAATAGCTCTAATTTATCCATAGTGTTAGAGTTAATGGCAATCACCGAATTATCGTCATTGATAGCGTCATCAACTAGAAGCATATtatccttcttctttcttcttagAATAGCAGTTGCAGTGCTATCTTCAGCCTGTGCATCAGCTCCAGAAGCATCTAATAAAGGCTTATGCTCTTCCCCCATCTtaatttattgaaaaatttcgaaCTCTGTTAATAGTCACCGACACAATTCTCTCCAGAGAGACTGAAAGATCAATAGTGTACTAGGTCCTACTTTGATAATAGATTATTCATATTCTATTTTGAACTTTCCCTCCCCTTCAGCCCTTTCTTTTATACCACGATTATTCGCCACCGAAATCAATTTACACTGCGACCGGGTAACCACTAAGGTATTCGAATCAGACTTCAGATAATAAGAAGCATTGAGCTGTAGAATGGCCAAATAGTGTTGCAGTGCCAGCTTACCAGTTGCTTAGTTTCCCATGGGCGAACTAGATATTTTAATTATCTCGAACCGCCCGATGACAACTATACTTCATGAGAACGGAGTACACATTAAAAAGAATTCGATCTATCTACTGTCATCGAGATAAAAGAAGAGCGACAACATTCTCTGACACTTGACCGTAGCATTGAGAAACTCCCCTAGTAGGACATATCTGATATAGATGCACACTGATCGCCCCAAACGCTTGAAAGGTGTTATGTATTGAAATATGCGTTTAAATGAACAATTTGAGTATGAAAGATATAAATCGAACCGAACGTTTGGCTTTTAGTTATTTAACTTAGCTAGTAGTTCTTTGTGGAACTTACCTAGTTTCTCAAAGTTCGTTTCCTGCGCAGGCCAACCAACGATCAAACCAGATTGGTCATCTCTCTTGGGaatgaaatggaaatgcACATGATCAACTTCTTGGTGAGCAATCCTACCGTTGTTCTGTAACAGGTTGTACCCGACAGATCCATCTATTCCCTCCTGATCAACGCCTAAAGCTTTAGCAAGTTTTTTAGCAATAGGTAAAACATCAGTCAGGTACTCATCAGGGATATCGTGGAGTTTACCGCCGTGATATTTCGGAATGATCAGCGCGTGACCTTCAGTAACTGGCTGAATATCTAAAAATGAATACGCAGTCTCAGTTTCgatcaatttgaaagaggGAATCTCACCTGTgtaaaaagagaatgttAGTACCGTGAATATCCAATGCATCACTTTTCTACGCCTGAAAAAGTTTCATACCCTTGATgattttacaaaaaatgcaGGCAGCGTTCTCTCTCATAGACATAATTggtgaatttttcaatttactTGGCAGTCTCTGACAGttataaaaatatatctttaCAAATCAAGGGTTCCTTGGAGAATCCTGCTTTATTTGGTCTCTTTGCAAGTTCATGTCCGAGATGCGACGCCAGCGGTTGCGCATCATTCTTGACGATGTGTTAGTGTTGGTAATTCATACGTCTCTCTTCCGGCAACGACACCAATTGCCAGACGTTTATCACTATCGCTTGTCTTAACTCTTGTCTTTAATACGGCATATTTCTCTATGCTTCAAGAGTTTCCATGGAAGAGAGCAAAATTTAGTTTAGATTCCACTGAGGACCAAACGTACATTATTTTGCAGAAGTTTGATATGGACCCAGAGAATTCAACGAAGTTAATTtgagaggaagaggaaTCATTAATTACATTTGTTTATGATTTTCGTTATTTAGTGgcataaaaaaattttttttcagcacACAATGATGTCTGGGGGatcttggaaaaaaaaagatgaattcgAATCATGTACAACATATCAAAGCTTGTTAGATAGCTCGATCCTATCCTTACAGTCGTTCCAATATGATTAGAGGTATTATTGTAAAGCAATTGACGAAAGCCGCAAGGCTGAGAGGTCCCGGTAATGTCGCGGGAGTGCTAAGAGCAGCAGCAGCGCTTGCCCCACAGATCACTATTAAACATAATTATTCTAGCAAGGCTCAACCGAAATTAACAAGCGAACTCTATCCATCTGTAAAACGGAATCCAAACTATAAAAAATTGGCTAATGAAGACATCCAGTTTTTCCAATCTATCTTGACGGAGAACGAGATTCTACAAGCTAACGATAAAGAAGACCTTGCATTTTATAATGAAGATTGGATGAGGAAATACAGAGGTCAATCAAAAATCGTACTTAAGCCTAAATCTGTTGAGAAAATAtctcaaatattgaaatattgTAATGAGCAAAAAATCGCCGTGGTACCTCAAGGTGGCAATACAGGTCTTGTTGGCGGATCAGTCCCTGTTTTCGATGAAGTCGTATTATCTGTCAGCAATTTGAACGAAATCAGGAACTTCGATCCAGTTAGCGGTATATTGAAATGTGATGCTGGTGTCATTCTCGAAAATGCGGATAATTTTCTTGCTGAACATGGTTACATTTTCCCATTGGACCTCGGCGCCAAGGGATCATGCCATGTTGGTGGTGTTGTCGCTTGTAATGCCGGTGGCCTTAGATTGTTGCGCTACGGATCTCTTCACGGCTCTGTATTGGGACTCGAAGTTGTCCTACCAAATGGTGACATTTTAAACAGTATGCACTCTCTGCGGAAAGATAACACAGGCTATGACTTGAAGCAATTATTTATTGGATCCGAAGGCACGATTGGCATCATAACAGGTGTATCAATTTTAACACCACCTAGGCCAAAGGCATTCAACGTTAGTTTTTTGGCGGTTAATAGCTATGAAGATGTGCAAAAAGTATTTGTTAAAGCGAAGAAAGAATTGCTAGAGATATTGTCGGCTTTTGAGTTTATGGATGATAAATCCCAACAGTTGACAAAACATCATTTAGCAGGTGTACCTCATccatttgaagaatcttATCCATTTTATATCCTTATTGAGACTTCTGGTTCGAACAAAGATCATGATGATGAGAAGCTGGAAAAGTTTCTGGAGAGTGCAATGGAGGACGGCTTAGTTGTTGACGGTGTCGTCGCACAGGATGAAACGGAATTGCGTAACCTATGGCAATGGAGAGAGTTGATTCCAGAATCAAGCCAATGTCAAGGTGGCGTTTACAAGTACGACGTTTCACTGCCTTTGAAGCACTTGTATTCTCTTGTGGAAGCGGCAAATGCAAGGCTATCCGAAGCAGCACTACTGGGCGATGCTCCAAAACCGGTCATCCAAGCGGTTGGCTATGGCCATGTTGGCGATGGTAATCTGCATTTAAATGTAGCCGTTAGAGAGTACAACAAACAAGTCGAAAAAGCTTTGGAACCATTCGTTTATGAATTTGTCTCGTCTAAAAACGGCTCGATTAGTGCAGAACATGGTTTAggatttcaaaagaagaactaCATCGGATACACCAAAAATCCTCAAGAGATCAAAATGATTAAAGATCTCAAGACCCATTTTGATCCCAATGGTATTCTTAACCCCTACAAATACATCTAGTTCTCGTTAGCCCACATGAACAGAATATAATCTTATCATGCAATTGGACGGGACGTTATCTTAATAGTTTACCTAATAAATATTCATACTCTACTTCGTGActtcaagaattttgcTTAGGTAATCAGGGATTGCAAGCAAAATCACATAAAAGCGTCGTCCATGCTGCCCTTGCCAACGCCCAGTCTTCCATCATCTTTCCGAAGTTTAAAGGCTAAACCGGAGCATATCAACTATCTAAGTGAAATCGCAAAACGACACACAGAAGACAATGTCATTTCATCAGGAATTTTTTACTTTGAACAACGGAGAAAAGATTCCCGGAGTGGCTATTTTAGGTACTGGTACGGCGTGGTATAAATCAGAAGAAACTGCtgaaaatttctcaaaCACGCTAGTTGACCAACTGAAATTTGCTTTCACCTTACCAGGAATCGTTCATATTGATGCAGCTGAATGTTACAGGACTCATGGAGAGCTAGGTAAAGCATTGAAGGACAGTAAGAAGCcaagagatgaaatttttataaCAGACAAATATTCATGCCAACACGAAATATCAGAGAACCCAGTCAAAGCTTTAGATGCAGCGTTAAACAAAATTGGAGCGGAATATGTTGATTTGTTTTTAATTCACACTCCATGGATTTCGAGAGAAGAACCTGGATTTACGCTGGAGGAGGTCTGGAAGCAAATGGAACAACTTTATAAAGAAGGGAAAACCAAGAGTATAGGTGTTTCGAATTTTCGTACCGAAGATATCGagagaattttgaaagttgcAGAGGTGAAACCACAAGTTAATCAAATTGAGTTCAATGcctttttgcaaaatcaaaCACCCGGTATAGTGAAGTACTGccagaaaaatgatattcaGTTGGAAGCATATTCCCCTCTAGCACCCCTTCAGAGAGAACCCAGAAATTCGCCGGAGTTACCATTCTACCAACTCATTTCTTATCTGGCTCAGAAGTACGAAAAAACTGAGGCTCAAATATTGCTAAGATGGGTCAATGCCCGTCATATTGTGCCGGTTAGCACATCTTCAAACCCCCAACGAATCAAAGATGCCCAGAATGTTTTCAGCTTTGAATTAACTGTgcaagaagttgaaaagatcaCTCAGTTGGGTTTGGAACACAAGCCTCTCAGACTGTACATGAAAAGTGCATATGATAAGTACAACTCTGACTCTCAAAAAGCTTAAAAGATGCAATTGGGACGTAACTGACATCGCTAGCTTGAATTCTATTATTCTTGGTTTACATATATCTACATCGTGTTTCTATATATCACGACAGAAATTTGGCTCTTTTTAAGCTTTGTACCGCCGAAGACGAAATATGTCTGAATCTTGAGGAGCCCAAGGGCGTTCCACCATACCATCTGGTGACTATGATCAAAACATTTATTATATTGGCTCTCTCTAGTAAAGTCAAAAGGCGTTGCCCTGCTGCAGCTTCCCCATTGTCATCCCATCCCTGTTGAAGATTCTTAATAATGGGGTTGACAAGGCGTAATGATTTTGTCTTCTTAGAGGAATGTGTTCCTATATTTTTGCCATTGCTGCTGTCCTTAATCCATTCTCCAGTTCTCCATGCATACATATGAGGGTGACTAGCTTTCCTTATGCTTTTATTTTCTAGCACGAGTTTCTGTAGCAGCCCGTTGATCTCAGTTTGATCTTGAATTCGCCAACATCTCGCTTGAAACTTGGACTTGCGATCAATAAGCATCTCTGATTCATTCCATGATTGCATCACTTTCTGTTATGTACTCAATGTAGCTCAAGGCTGCTCCGCATCGATGCTCTCGGTCACACAGGATCTTTTTTGGTGACAAAGGTTCTCTCTTTTGTTGTAGTGTGGAGTTATGTTTGGAAACCAAGTTTCACAAATACATCCCATGTCAGATATTAAACGCAACTGCAAAAGAATTAATACGTGAACGAAAGAGAAGGTGTTCAATCTAAAGTTAAATACGTACAGAATACAGAGctcttgaaaatattcaaaaccGAGAAGCATTTGAGGAACACCCGTTTCGCGATGGGAGGTAAGGTATTGATGACCGTTTCTACACCATGTAATGCAAAGGGTAGGGTTTCAGGGTATCGAATAGTTCAATATAGCGATCGCCGATTATCCATACTACCACGTGAAATGAATACCAACAATTCCAAGACAGATATCGACACTAATGTGCAGGCGTTCTGTTATCTGACGCCAAAGGATGGAGTGATTGCAGCCGCTGCTGGTGATGAAATTATGGATACCTCTGACTACATGATATTAGCTAAGTCAAATGGATTCATCGAAATTATAAAGGATTATCATTATAAGGTAGAGAAAAATATGGCATTGAATCCATCTTACATCTTGAAATGCACCCCTGAAGACTTCAGTAATATAGGTTCTGATTTTATGTTTGCAGGCATTCAATACAAAGATGGATTTTTATACTGTTGTTTGTGCTCAGGAAgaatttttatcttcttACTAAACTTACCAAGTGGTTACATTCAAGCGGATAACTCATTTGTCAAGCTGCTGGGCTCACCAGATATACTTAATCTTTACTCGGATATTACCAGCGGATTAACAAGAGGTGTTGAGTCGCCTGAAGAAACAAAcctttttttcgaaatgCGATTTACGGGGAGGTCTAAATTGAGACACATCTGCTACTATTTGTTGCCAATGGAACCAGAACATCTGAGGACATGTCCGTCATTGTTTCTTAACAATGCGTATAAAAATAACATCATCTATAAGCCATCCATATACGTTTCATTGGACGAAGACATATCTGATTTTCGGATAAATCCATTCGATCGACTTAGTTTCTTTACTATCTCACCGGGGTCACCGCTAATAATCAGAAAGGTTATGCTTCCAATGGCATACGTGAATTTTTTCGCCAAGTTTATCACCATCAAGAGAAGGATTTTAGAAAGAAATCATGGTGAAGTGAATTCTTGGAATCAGGTTGCCAAAAGTTTTGACTATGACTCGTTTCGCGCTTATCTTACTGATGACACTCAAGATAATATTCAGTTCGACTCTACCACATTTGATCAGATAGCGACGTTCGACAATATCTCTCTGTTGAGGACCATCATTGTTTGGATTCAGAGAACCGATCACTCAAAGGACGATATATCCAGATTATTTGGTCAAGCAGAGACTACACATAATCGAAGGCACCAAATTTTAGGTCGGTCTCCAAGCTTTAGAAGAACCTCAAGGTACACTTTACAGACCGTCGGTCTTCGCGAGACCGTTGACCTTCCTTCTTCTGATGACTGGGAAATAGCACCACTTATAAGAGAGATAAGAAGGAACACGTTTACCGTGGATTTCAACATTGTACAGCTGAAACCCTTATCTCATACTAACGACGAACGAAGTGCATCTCGCGAGGAAGACAATACAAGGACGTCTTTTTTAACTGATAATTACAAAAACATGGATATCATCTGCATTGAT from Zygotorulaspora mrakii chromosome 7, complete sequence includes the following:
- a CDS encoding aldo-keto reductase superfamily protein (similar to Saccharomyces cerevisiae YDL124W; ancestral locus Anc_7.285) — protein: MSFHQEFFTLNNGEKIPGVAILGTGTAWYKSEETAENFSNTLVDQLKFAFTLPGIVHIDAAECYRTHGELGKALKDSKKPRDEIFITDKYSCQHEISENPVKALDAALNKIGAEYVDLFLIHTPWISREEPGFTLEEVWKQMEQLYKEGKTKSIGVSNFRTEDIERILKVAEVKPQVNQIEFNAFLQNQTPGIVKYCQKNDIQLEAYSPLAPLQREPRNSPELPFYQLISYLAQKYEKTEAQILLRWVNARHIVPVSTSSNPQRIKDAQNVFSFELTVQEVEKITQLGLEHKPLRLYMKSAYDKYNSDSQKA
- the GID12 gene encoding Gid12p (similar to Saccharomyces cerevisiae YDL176W; ancestral locus Anc_7.283); protein product: MGGKVLMTVSTPCNAKGRVSGYRIVQYSDRRLSILPREMNTNNSKTDIDTNVQAFCYLTPKDGVIAAAAGDEIMDTSDYMILAKSNGFIEIIKDYHYKVEKNMALNPSYILKCTPEDFSNIGSDFMFAGIQYKDGFLYCCLCSGRIFIFLLNLPSGYIQADNSFVKLLGSPDILNLYSDITSGLTRGVESPEETNLFFEMRFTGRSKLRHICYYLLPMEPEHLRTCPSLFLNNAYKNNIIYKPSIYVSLDEDISDFRINPFDRLSFFTISPGSPLIIRKVMLPMAYVNFFAKFITIKRRILERNHGEVNSWNQVAKSFDYDSFRAYLTDDTQDNIQFDSTTFDQIATFDNISLLRTIIVWIQRTDHSKDDISRLFGQAETTHNRRHQILGRSPSFRRTSRYTLQTVGLRETVDLPSSDDWEIAPLIREIRRNTFTVDFNIVQLKPLSHTNDERSASREEDNTRTSFLTDNYKNMDIICIDRYLSLSIFRPANLDVALTRIESFHDYETSSYSSSAIFEEEREFKIALNGLTSFKKLFTITDSLFMILDTNGVVLLDRQHLSDSKNLAKNPKCAVRVAPFSIGLISDGIMIVRKLENSSLNDGYNVVFDLIVTCIPGEILAFEGRFTSNSKIGSLTLCDSLRLRKKNKFVDKLCLLSYEPSIDERKRLHDMNEAHPSVPKRRKWNLQIE
- the DLD2 gene encoding D-lactate dehydrogenase (similar to Saccharomyces cerevisiae DLD2 (YDL178W); ancestral locus Anc_7.286), yielding MIRGIIVKQLTKAARLRGPGNVAGVLRAAAALAPQITIKHNYSSKAQPKLTSELYPSVKRNPNYKKLANEDIQFFQSILTENEILQANDKEDLAFYNEDWMRKYRGQSKIVLKPKSVEKISQILKYCNEQKIAVVPQGGNTGLVGGSVPVFDEVVLSVSNLNEIRNFDPVSGILKCDAGVILENADNFLAEHGYIFPLDLGAKGSCHVGGVVACNAGGLRLLRYGSLHGSVLGLEVVLPNGDILNSMHSLRKDNTGYDLKQLFIGSEGTIGIITGVSILTPPRPKAFNVSFLAVNSYEDVQKVFVKAKKELLEILSAFEFMDDKSQQLTKHHLAGVPHPFEESYPFYILIETSGSNKDHDDEKLEKFLESAMEDGLVVDGVVAQDETELRNLWQWRELIPESSQCQGGVYKYDVSLPLKHLYSLVEAANARLSEAALLGDAPKPVIQAVGYGHVGDGNLHLNVAVREYNKQVEKALEPFVYEFVSSKNGSISAEHGLGFQKKNYIGYTKNPQEIKMIKDLKTHFDPNGILNPYKYI
- a CDS encoding uncharacterized protein (similar to Saccharomyces cerevisiae YDL177C; ancestral locus Anc_7.284) — encoded protein: MQSWNESEMLIDRKSKFQARCWRIQDQTEINGLLQKLVLENKSIRKASHPHMYAWRTGEWIKDSSNGKNIGTHSSKKTKSLRLVNPIIKNLQQGWDDNGEAAAGQRLLTLLERANIINVLIIVTRWYGGTPLGSSRFRHISSSAVQSLKRAKFLS
- the HNT1 gene encoding adenosine 5'-monophosphoramidase (similar to Saccharomyces cerevisiae HNT1 (YDL125C); ancestral locus Anc_7.287) — its product is MSMRENAACIFCKIIKGEIPSFKLIETETAYSFLDIQPVTEGHALIIPKYHGGKLHDIPDEYLTDVLPIAKKLAKALGVDQEGIDGSVGYNLLQNNGRIAHQEVDHVHFHFIPKRDDQSGLIVGWPAQETNFEKLGKFHKELLAKLNN
- the CDC48 gene encoding AAA family ATPase CDC48 (similar to Saccharomyces cerevisiae CDC48 (YDL126C); ancestral locus Anc_7.288), which translates into the protein MGEEHKPLLDASGADAQAEDSTATAILRRKKKDNMLLVDDAINDDNSVIAINSNTMDKLELFRGDTVLVKGKKRKDTVLIVLIDDELENGACRVNRVVRNNLRIRLGDLVTIHPCPDIKYASRISVLPIADTIEGLTGNLFDVFLKPYFVEAYRPVRKGDHFVVRGGMRQVEFKVVDVEPDEYAVVAQDTVIHWEGEPINREDEENNMNEVGYDDIGGCRKQMAQIRELVELPLRHPQLFKAIGIKPPRGVLMYGPPGTGKTLMARAVANETGAFFFLINGPEVMSKMAGESESNLRKAFEEAEKNAPAIIFIDEIDSIAPKRDKTNGEVERRVVSQLLTLMDGMKARSNVVVIAATNRPNSIDPALRRFGRFDREVDIGIPDATGRLEVLRIHTKNMKLADDVDLESLAAETHGYVGADIASLCSEAAMQQIREKMDLIDLDEEEIDAEILDSLGVTMDNFRFALGNSNPSALRETVVESVNVTWDDIGGLDEIKEELKETVEYPVLHPDQYTKFGLAPSKGVLFYGPPGTGKTLLAKAVATEVSANFISVKGPELLSMWYGESESNIRDIFDKARAAAPTVVFLDELDSIAKARGGSVGDAGGASDRVVNQLLTEMDGMNAKKNVFVIGATNRPDQIDPAILRPGRLDQLIYVPLPDETARLSILQAQLRKSPLEPGLELEAIAKATQGFSGADLSYIAQRAAKFAIKDSIEAHRLSESKKAVKTEEDVEMDGEKKAEEQIEEPDLVPYITKEHFSEAMKTAKRSVSDAELRRYEAYSQQMKASRGQFSNFSFNDAALGTNGAGIGSGAGNDGSSSGAGAAFGAGDAEDDDLYS